The nucleotide window ACAGCGCCGCCACGTTATCGCGCAGGCGATCGGAGCCTTCGATGGCTCCGTACGTCATTTTCATCGGTAGCAGTTCGGCGAGAATGCTGTCTTTCTTCCCTGCCATCTCCAGCAGTTGCTCTAGGGTCAATGACTCGACGCAGGTTTCCGCCAGGTTGTAGGCGCATTTTGTTTCGTAGGCGTTCATCCATATTTCAACGCCAAATTCTTTGATTTTCATATCGGAGCCTGCGGTTTGAGGAGGGTTGGTTTTGAATGGCGCTTAACGTTGCGTCAGCGTTTTGTACAGTTGCAGTGCAACGGCAACGTCTTCCAGGCCCAGTCCGATGGAGCGAAAGAAGACATGACGTGCATAGGCAGGCAAGGGAGCTGTCGAGTTTGACAACTCAGCCAAGTCACCGGCCAGATCTAGTGCCGACCATAGTTTGCGCTCCGCGGCGATCACCATCTCACCGGCGGCCTGGGGTGTTGTCTGTCGGTAGTCGCAGTACACATCCATTTTGGCCAGTGCACCGGGATCAATTTCATGGGCGCGCAAGGCGTTGGTGCTAATTGAGGTGATCAGGGTCGGCTGGCCAAGCGTATCGATGTTCAATACGGGCTTGGGCGAGGATGTGCAGAGCATCACTACGTCCGCGTTGGACAGGGCCTGCGATTGCAGTTCGCACACGCTGATGCGCGGGTCGAGTGCCAGGATCGCCTCGCGTTGCTTATCCTCTAGGGAAGCTATGCCTAGGGAATAGATGGAAATTTTCTCCCATGGCCTCAAGTGTTTCACTGCTTCAATGTGCGCAAGTGCGATCGGGCCGCTACCGATCACCGCCAGTCGCTTGCAGCCTTTGGGGGCGAGGTAGTCAATGGCCAGTGCGGTGGTGGCTGCGGTGCGCAAGGTGGTGAGCAGGCCCGCGTCGGCAATCAGCAACGGCGCACCGGTCTCCATGGACATCAGTATCGACCAGGCCGTGACGAGCGGTTTGCCCTCGGTTTTGATGTAGGGCGATGTTTTGATGCCGTAAACCTTTTGATCACTCATGACACCTAGGTAATTGATGAAATCACCTTGGCCATTGGGAAAATCCACTTGTTGTTGCGGGGGCTGTACGGCGGTGCCTGCCGCCAGTGATTCAAACAGGCTGCGCATCGCAGCCGTAATGTCCAACTGGGTCAGCATTCCCTTCACGTCAGGTGCTTGAAGAATGAAAGGCGTATCAGGAATTCGCGACATAAGTGCTGCTCTCCAAGGCGTTCACAGCAAGTGAACGCGATGTCAGGATGGGCGTTGAAAAAGGGTGATTGATGGGAAGTCAGCTATTTCCCATACACGTCGAAGTCGAAATACTTGGCATTGATAGCTTGATAGATACCTTTGGCTCGGATCGACTTGATCGCCTCATTGAAACGCTCGACCCGTAACGCATCGCCTTTGCGCAACGCGATGCCGATGCCGTCTCCGAAATAATTAGGGTCGGTCAATTGCGGCCCGGCGAAGGCAAATGCTTGGCCTGTAGGGAGTTTGAGGAACGATTCGCTAAGGATGATCTGATCAGCCACGGTGCCATCCAGACGGCCGGCGTTCATGTCCAGATAGATCTCGTTTTGCGAGGTGTAGCGCACGATCTCGACACCTTTTGGCGCCAGCACGTCGGTGGCGAAGCGATCATGGATACTCGAACGTTGCACGCCGATGCGCTTGCCCTGCAAGCCGGAGAGATCGTCGTCTATCGCTACACCTTTTTTCATCGCCAGCCGCGCGGGGCTCTGGTAATACTTATCGGTGAAATCGACCGATTTCTTGCGCTCTTGCGTGATCGACATTGAAGAGAGGATTGCGTCTACTTTTTTTACTTTGAGAGCAGGAATCAGCCCGTCGTACTCCTGTTCGACCCATACGCATTTGATCTGCATTTCGACACATAGCGCGTTGCCAATGTCGTAGTCAAAGCCGGTAATTTCGCCAGTGGGAGATTTGGATGCAAAGGGCGGGTAGGCCGCTTCGATGCCGATTTTCAACGGCTGGTCAGCAGCCTGGGCGGTGGACAGGCCCAGGGCCAATGCCAGGGCGCCGTACAGGAAATGCATGCTCATTTTTTCGTGCCTCTGATTGATTGTTGGTGTTATTGGGTAAGCGACACAGCGCTGCTTGCCAAGGCAGTTTCGAAGTGAATGGTGGTGGTTTTGTCGACAGGTGTGCGCGCCTGTTTTTTAGAAATCCTTCATCAACTGCCCAGTAATGCGACCGGGGAGAGGGGCAGTGCCGGCGGCCATACCGATACGCTGTCCTGCGCGCACCAGCCTGATGTGGTGCCTAGCCACCAGAATTCCCTGCACAGGGCTCAACACTGGTACGCGCGGTGTACCCAACTGCTGGTCCAGCGGCAGTATTTCGGCGATGACTTCACCGCGCGTCACGCTT belongs to Pseudomonas sp. B21-028 and includes:
- a CDS encoding ornithine cyclodeaminase family protein — encoded protein: MSRIPDTPFILQAPDVKGMLTQLDITAAMRSLFESLAAGTAVQPPQQQVDFPNGQGDFINYLGVMSDQKVYGIKTSPYIKTEGKPLVTAWSILMSMETGAPLLIADAGLLTTLRTAATTALAIDYLAPKGCKRLAVIGSGPIALAHIEAVKHLRPWEKISIYSLGIASLEDKQREAILALDPRISVCELQSQALSNADVVMLCTSSPKPVLNIDTLGQPTLITSISTNALRAHEIDPGALAKMDVYCDYRQTTPQAAGEMVIAAERKLWSALDLAGDLAELSNSTAPLPAYARHVFFRSIGLGLEDVAVALQLYKTLTQR
- a CDS encoding ABC transporter substrate-binding protein — protein: MSMHFLYGALALALGLSTAQAADQPLKIGIEAAYPPFASKSPTGEITGFDYDIGNALCVEMQIKCVWVEQEYDGLIPALKVKKVDAILSSMSITQERKKSVDFTDKYYQSPARLAMKKGVAIDDDLSGLQGKRIGVQRSSIHDRFATDVLAPKGVEIVRYTSQNEIYLDMNAGRLDGTVADQIILSESFLKLPTGQAFAFAGPQLTDPNYFGDGIGIALRKGDALRVERFNEAIKSIRAKGIYQAINAKYFDFDVYGK